TCATATTTCTCAACGAATTGTACATAACCATTTAATTTATCAAAATTACCCATTAGAGGTATAAGAAAAACACACTCAATAAGGCTAGCAATAAAAGAACCCCACATTGTTATTCTCTCACTTCTAAAAAATAACAGTAGAATTAAAGCAGAAAACATTGGGAAAAAAACAATTGTAGTTAATAAATGATTGCTAATATAATCCATCTATAAATCCTCCTTAAACTGCATAAAACAATATAATTAGTAATAGTGTTGCAAATACCATTGTAAATATATAGGATTGTATCCTTCCTGTTTGTATATACTTAAATATATTTCCAAAAAACATAGCAGTTTTACCGCATGCATTAACTATAAAATCTATAACGTGTATATCAAAAGCGAACCATATTGCCTCTGATAAGTAAACAATAGGCCTTACTATTAAAGCACCATAAAGCTCATCAAAATACCATTTATTAAATACAAACTTGTATATTGGCCTAAAGGCTTTTGCGATTTTATCAGGTAAATCTCTTCTGTAAACATATAAAAGAGTTGCTAGTGATAAGCCAGCTAACGCCAAAATAATGGAGATTACCATAAGCGAAATAGATACTCCCTCTACTAAATGTGGTATATGTAAATGTTCTGGAATTAAAACAGGTGCTAAAAAGCTATGTATAAACCCATGCTCTAAAGGAATACCAACTAACCCACCTGCAATAACCGACATAAATGCTAGTACAATAAGTGCAAATGTCATGGTCTTTGGTGCTTCATGGGCATGATCATACAAGTGTTTATCCCTTGGCTCTCCAAGAAATACAACATAAAAGGATCTAAACATATAAAATGCAGTCATAAAAGCAACAATAACACCAATAAACCATGCAAATATATGCCCTGAGGCAAAGGTTTGCGCTAAAATCTCATCCTTACTAAAAAAACCTGCAAATGGTGGTATACCTGATATTGCTAAGCATCCAATTAAATATGTCCAAAAAGTAATTGGTAACTTTTTCTTCAAACCTCCCATTAACCTAATATCTAAATTATCTTGCATTGCATGCATAACAGCACCAGAGCATAAAAATAATAAAGCTTTAAAGAAAGCGTGGGTAAATAGATGAAAAATACCTGCAATATAAGCACCTGTACCTGTTGCCATAATCATATAACCAAGTTGGCTTACAGTTGAATAAGCTAAAATTCTCTTTAAATCAAACTGTGTAATACCAATTGTTGCACCGATAAGGGCAGTCAATGCCCCAACAAAGACTATAACATTACTGGTCATAACAGCTTCGCTGAAAAGCGGATTACAACGGGCTACCATATAAACACCAGCGGTTACCATTGTTGCTGCGTGAATTAGTGCTGATACTGGTGTTGGGCCCTCCATGGCATCTGGCAACCATACGTGCAATGGAAACTGGGCTGATTTACCAATAGCACCACAAAATAAACCAAGGGTCATTAACTCTAACAAATTTACATTAAAGCCAAAGATATTAAAAATTGTATTTTTGGCTTCCAAAATTAACTCAGAGTTAAAAACATTATCATAGGTCAATGACTTAAAAGTAAAAATAACTAACAATACACCAACATAAAAACCAAAATCCCCAATCCTATTTGTTATAAAGGCTTTTTTAGCGGCAAAAGATGCTGATTCTCTTTCAAACCAAAAACCAATTAATAAATAAGAAGACAAACCAACTAATTCCCAACCAACAAATAACATAAAAAAGTTATTTCCTAAGACTAATATAAGCATTGATGTTATAAATATTGAAAAATATGTGAAAAATCTATGATATCCCTCGTCATGAGCCATATATCCTATAGAATATATGTGAATCATAGAGCCAACAAAGGTAACAACAATTAACATAATAGCTGAAAGGGGGTCAATTAAAATCCCAAAAGGTATAACAATATTCTCAGCAATCACCCAATTATAATAAATAATATCAGCCCTATATCCTGAGCATACCTTGAAAAAAACAATTAAAGATAAGAGAAGAGATAACAAAACAGCTCCAACAGATACAATATGAGCCTTCTTTCTTATGAATTTTCTTCCAAACAACCCATTAATAACAATACCTATTACAGGAAATAGTATAATCCATAATTCTAACATATGCACACCCTTACCACTTTAATATTTTGAATGCTTCAGAATCTATAGTTTGTTTATTTCTATATAGTGACACAATAAGAGCTAAACCAACAGCAGCTTCAGCTGCAGCAACAGCCATAATAAATATAATAAATACCTCACCAGATATTAGGTTTAGATACTTTGAAAAAGCTGCCAAATTAATATTAACAGCATTTAACATTAGCTCTAAGGATATAAAAATAATTATTAGGTTTCTCCTCAATAAAACCCCTGCCATTCCAATACCAAAAATAACTGCACTTAATACTAAATAATGCTCTAAAGTCATCTATCACCCCTTATTTTCTTAAAGCTATAACTATTGCTCCAATCATGGCAATTAAAAGCATTACTGCTGCAATTTCAAAAGGCACAACATAGTTAGTAAATAGCTCGCCTCCAAATAGCTTTACATTACCAACCTCTGCTATTTTTTCTGCCGTTATTTGACCTTTCTCTCCTAGATACCTTATACTGCCAATCGCTATCATAATTTGAACAACTAATATTAATATTACAAAAACAATTATACTAGAACTTAAATGAACCTTTACAACACCTGTAGCCTTAGGATTTAGCAGCATCACTACAAACAAATATAATACTAATATTGCCCCAGCATATACAATTACCTGTATTGCTGCGATAAATTCAGCATTTAGCTGAATAAATATGCCAGCTACACAGAAAAAAGTTAATAACATCCATAATATTGAATGAACTAAATTTCTCCTAGTAATCATAAATATTGAGGAAACTAAAATTATTATTGATAGCAAATAAAATGCTAATTTTTCCATAATTAATTATCCCCCTTATAATTGTCAACAAGGGCTTTCATATTAACAATATATTTATCCCTATTAGTATTTACTGTATTATATTTATTCCCCATGTGAATTGCATCAACAGGACAAGCTTCTTCACAAAAACCACAATATATACATCTTGATAAGTCTATATGATATTTTCTAACCATTCTTTCACCTTTAGGACCAGCATCTGTTTCTATATCTATACACTCTGATGGACAAATCCTAGCACATAAATAACACCCAACACATTTAGGTTCACCTTTCTCATTAGTCTTCATATAATGAATACCTCTAAAGCGTGGATATATCCTAGGTTTTCTATAGGGATACATTTCAGTCACAGGTTTACTAAAGAAATGTTTTAATGTTACATATAGACCTTGAAATATCTCAGTAAAAAGCAATACATCAAATAAATTTCTCCTAAACTTTACCTTCATTATCGACCCCTCTAAATTATATACATAACAATAGAAGTTATAACAATATTAACAAGTGCCAGTGGAATTAATACCTTCCAACCAAAAACCATTAATTGGTCAAACCTAAGCCTTGGCAGTGTTGATTCTAACCAGAGATAAATAAATATTATAAACAACACCTTTATAAAAAACCATAGAATACCTGGCAAAAATGGTCCATACCACCCACCTAAAAATAAGACTGTGGCAATACACGCCGCCAATATCATATGAGCATACTCAGCCAAAAAGAATAGAGCAAATTTCATACTAGCATACTCAATTACAAAACCAGCAACTAATTCCTGTTCGGCTTCAAGTAGATCAAAGGGAATCCTATTTGTTTCAGCCAAGGCTGCCAATAAAAATATAACAAAGGCTAATATTTGAGGCACAATAAACCACAAGTGTTCTTGAGCTAAAACTATCTCTTTCATGTTCAATGAGCCAGCTAATAGTAATGGACCTATAAGGGATAAACCAAGGGCAGTTTCATAACTAATCATCTGTGCAGATGTTCTAAGTGATGCAAGGAGTGCATATTTAGAATTTGATGCCCAACCAGCCATTATAATACCATATGTCCCTACCGATGATAATGCTAATATATAAAGTATCCCAATATTTAAATCTGCTATATAGGGATGTATTGTATAACCTAAAACTGTTATTGTATCACTAAAAGGTATAACAGCAAATGCTGCCAACACACAAGTCATAGAAATAATAGGGGCTATTATATAAACTGGCCTATCTACCATTGAAGGCACTATATCTTCTTTTGCTATTAATTTAACGGCATCTGCTATAGGCTGTAATAATCCCTTCCAACCAACATGTGTAGGGCCTAACCTTGCCTGCATATGTCCAACAACCTTCCTTTCTGCATAAGTCAAATAGGCAACTGCAAGTAAAACAATTGTTACTATTACAAGTATTTTTACTAGCAATATTATAGTTGTCACAATCATTATCTACTCCCCAACTGTATTCATAGCTACTTTTTTTAACTCCACTTCAACATAGGGCCCTTCCTTAAAGAAAGGAGCTGTCTCAACATAGTTACTAGGTAAAGTTAATAAACCCTTCGTTAAACTCTTATTAACTGATAATTTAAATGATCCACTAACATTCCCTTTCTGGATTGTTGCAATATCGCCATCATTCAAATTAAGTTTTTTACAATCCTCTGGGTTAATTTGCAAAATAGGTTTACCATACACCTTACTTAAGTCTTCTGACCATCTTGTAAAAGTACCTGAATGCAATCTAGAAGTCTCAGGGTAAAGTATAAAATTTGAGGTATTTTTAAAACTCTTATCAAACTTTTTGAAATCACCCTTAATGCTATAAGGATACTTAATTAAATTGTTATTCCAATTTATATTTTTATATAAAATATTTTCACTTTCTATAATATTCCTTACTTCTCCTATACTTTTTATATTTCCTATTTCACTATTTCCTGCCAACGAGAAAAGCTTGATTATTATATCTAAATCAGAAAACTTGTCTTTTCTAACTGCAGGTTTTAAGCTTTGCACCCTACCCTCTAAATTTGTAAAAGAGCCCTCCTTTTCAGCATATAGTAAAACTGGTACGTAAATATCAGCTAATCTTGCAGTCTCACTTTTAAAAGGGTCAGTTACAAACATAAATTCCAGTGTTTTCTTTAAATTGTGAAAATCAGTAAATTTTGGATTTACCACAAGATTTTCACCAAATACTATTAACGCCTTAATTTCGCCACTTTTTAAGGCATTAACTATATCTTTTGTTTTTTTTCTTTCATTATAAGCAGGCCCCAATCCATTGATACAACCCATATCAACAATCCCTTGAGAATTATTCTTGAGCTTTGCAGGCAACAACTTTACAAGCGGAAACTTATCTTTTAATTTTTTCACATAATAAGGGTCATATGGGCTATAAGGGTCATATATTAATATAGGTTGTTTTGCACCTTTTAAAATTTTTGCTATAGAAGCATCCTCTTTATCTGATAAAAGTAACTTATCAAATTTTTCATATATTTCATCAGGTTTGCCTATAACAAATTCCTTTGCAACCCTTTCTAGGGCAGTATAACTTGGATAAAATACACTCAAAAAGGCGCCTGCCCTTGAAGCTCTTCTTACTGCATAGCCTAATATTGGGTTTGATTCAGTGACATCTACATTAAATACCACAATTGCATCACTTTTTTCCACATCTTCAAGGGTTGCCTCAGGCAGAAAATTACCACTTTCAGAGGAATAAACATTCTCTGTTTTATAACATTCCCTTGCTAATTTCTGTGCTAAAAAGGCTTCTTCATTTGTTAGTCTTGGTGAAATATAAAATGCTATAGAATCACTACCATATTTTTTAACAGTGTAATCAAGCCTATTATGTGCATTTTTAATGGCTTCATCTGCACTTACTTCCTTTCTTCTTTCGCCTTCAATTATAATAGCATTTTCCTTTCTCAGTGAACTATTTATTAATTCATAGCCAAACCTACCCTTTACACATAGAAAACCATGATTTATACCTGCATCTACGTCTTCTTTAATACGAAAAACCTCGTCTTTCTCATGATCAATAACTATAGTGCAACCACAAGAACAATAGCCACAAATCGAATATGTATCTTTTAGCTTCCACGGTCTATTCTTAAATAAATAAATTTTATTATTGAGAGATCCAACAGGACATACACTCATACATTGACCACAATACTCGCAGTGCCATGGTTGATCAAAAGCTGTTCCAACATAGGTATCTGTACCCCTATTTATGAAACATATATTTTGAATATTTACAACCTCATCACAAATTCTTACACATTTACCACACAAAACACACCTATCAACATCCCTCTCAATAAATGGGTTTGAATGATCAGCTGGTGTATCTTTAGGTGCTGCGTCAAACCTTACCTTTGAAACACCAAATTCATACGTCAAATCCTGCAATGTACACTCTCCACCTTTATCACATATAGGGCAATCTAATGGATGGTGTACTAATAATAACTCTAACACTAATTTTCTAATCTTTTTTAGTTTATCTGAATTGACTATTACTTCCATTCCATTGCTAACTGGTGTTGTGCAAGCAGTAAACAACTTTGGAGATCCTTTTACCTCTACAAGACAAACTCTACAGGCCCCAAAGGGTGCTAACATTTTATGATGACAAAAAGTTGGAATATATATGCCTGCTTTAGAGGCAGCTTCCAATATTGTGCAATCTTCTTCTACTTTGACTATTTTTCCTTCTATCTTTAATTCAATCATTTAAAATACTCCCGAATTTAGTCAATAGCATTAAATGGACAGTTTACTATACACTCCCTACACTTAACACATTTTGATTTATCAATATATGCGGGTTTACCCTTCTCCCATGTTATTGCATTTACAGGGCAAACTCTAAAACATATACCACATTTCTTGCATCGCTCATTGGATACAACAAAGTCTATTAAATCTGAACACTCCTTCGCTGGGCAATTTTTTTTATATATATGCTCTTCATATTCCTCTCTAAAATAACGAATAGTTGTTAGCACAGGATTAGGGGCAGTTTGACCCAAACCACATAGAGATGAAGTCTTTATATCCTGGGCAAGATCAAGCAATAACTCTATGTCTCCATCTCTTCCCTCACCCTTTGTTATCCTGTCTAATATATCTAACATAACCTTTGTCCCAATTCGACATGGCACACACTTTCCACAAGACTCCCTTTGTGTGAAAGTAAGGAAAAATTTTGCTGTATTAACCATACAATTAGTATCATCCATTACAACTGCACCACCAGAACCCATCATTGCACCTGAAGCCACAAGGGAATCAAAATCAACTGGTGTATCAAGCAATGCTTCTGGAAGACATCCACCAGAGGGACCACCTAATTGCACAGCCTTAAATTTTCTTCTTTTAGGGATACCCCCACCAACTTTATATATTAAATCCTTTAACGTAATACCCATTGGAACTTCAACAAGGCCAGTATTCTTGACTTTTCCAGCTAAGGCAAATATCTTTGTACCCTTTGATCTCTCTGTTCCTATAGAGTTAAACCATTTAGCCCCCCTATTTATTACCAAAGGCAGATTTGCCAATGTTTCAACATTATTAACATTAGTTGGCTTCCCCCACAAACCCTTTACAGCTGGAAAAGGGGGTCTCGGTCTAGGCATACCTCTTTGACCTTCAATAGAAGCTAAAAGAGCAGTTTCCTCACCACACACAAAGGCACCTGCTCCCTCTTTTAAATGTATCTTAAAACTAAAATTACTACCTAATATATTTTCACCTAAATATCCCCTTTCTTCAGCAATCTTTAAAGCAATTTTCACTCTTTTTATAGCCAATGGATATTCTGCTCTACAATAAATATAGCCTTCACTACATCCTATGGCATAAGCAGCAATTAACATCCCCTCTATAACACAATGAGGGTTACCCTCTATTATCGATCTATCCATAAATGCACCAGGATCACCCTCATCAGAATTACACACTAAATATTTTAGATCACCTGGAGACTTCCTACAAAACCCCCACTTAACACCCGTTGGAAAGCCAGCTCCACCGCGCCCTCTTAAACCAGATTGTTTCACTTCTTCAATAACTTCATCTGGCTTCATAGTGTCTAAAACTTTTTTTATAGCTGTATAACCGCCAAACCCTATATAATCATCAATATCTTCAGGGTCTACTTTCCCACAAATCTGCAAGACATTCTTATTTTGACTTGTTAGAAATTCATAATAATCTTTCTTGGCAGCATATTTCTTTACTATCTCGCCACCTAAAATATGTTTCTCTACTATATCAGGAACTATATCAGGTGTTACATGTTCATATGTAACTGGCTCCTCACCTGGAATCAATACATCAACTAATACATCCCTTGCGCATAGACCCCTGCACCCTGTCCTTTTTGCCTTACAATTACGCTCTTTAACTGTTGCTTTATCTAACCCTCTTTTTTCAAACTCTTTTGCAAAAGCATCTAAAACTTCAAAGCCACCTGAAGCTACTCCTGCTGTTCCCACACACACATGTACTTCAGTTAATTCAATGCTATTAGTTAACTCAACACTATTTGTTGTCATAGTTATTATGCCCCTTTAGCTTTTTTAACATAATCTTTAAATATACTCCTTGCTTTTTCAGGGGTTAAATTACCATAGGTCTTATCGTTTACAACCATTACAGGCGCCATTCCACAAGCACCTATACATGAAACTTCCTCAAGTGTAAAATTCAAATCTTTCGATGTTTCACCTGGTTTTACACCAAATTCCTCACTTGCAACTTCTGATATTCTCTTTGAACCTTTTACATGGCATGCAGTACCTCTACACACCCTTATTATATATTTACCCCTTGGCTCAGTATAAAACTGAGAATAAAAGGTTAAAACCCCGTATATTTGATGAGGTGACTTATTTAAATTATCGGCAATTCTCTCTACCATCTCTTTTGATAAATAACCATAGTAATCTTGTACACGTTGTAAAATAGGTATTGTCGCCCCTTCAGTATCTTTAAACTCCTTACATATTCTATCAATCTCACTAAGATCAATCTGTTTTTCTTCTTTTGCTTGAACCTCAGACATTATAACCCCCTACCTATCAACCTCACCTAAAACTATATCAATGCTACCAATAACAGCAACCATATCAGCCACCATATAACCTTTGCTCATAGCAGGTACAGCCCCTAAATTAACAAAAGAAGGAGCTCTAACTTTTAGTCTATAAGGTTTTTCACTACCATCAGATACTATATAAAAACCAAGCTCACCTTTTGTGCTCTCAATTGATGCATAGACTTCACCCTTAGGAGGAGTAAATCCTTTAGACATTAAATAAAATCTTCTTATTAACGCCTCCATTCTCGTATATACTTCTTCATGAGAAGGTATTCCAACCCTCGGGTCATCAGTCATAATAGGTCCATCTGGCAAATTGTCTAATGCTTGTTTAACAATTCTTCTAGACTGCCTCATTTCCTCTAATCTAACAAGATACCTGGCATATACATCACCATCCTCATAACAGGGAATTTCAAAGTCCATCTTATCATAAGCGCAATAGGGTTCAAATTTTCTAACATCATATTTTATGCCAGAGCCCCTCATTATAGGACCACTTGTGCCATAACTTAACGCATCCTCTTTTGATAATACGCCAATACCTTTTGTTCTCTTAAGCCATATCCTATTCTTTAGAAGTAGTGTCTTATAGTCATTTATTCTATCTTCAAATATATTCACAAATTCATAAGCTTTATCAATAAATTCTTGTGGGACATCCTCTCTAATACCCCCCACTCTTACCCATGAACTAGTCATTCTCTGGCCTGTTGCAATCTCAAAGAGATCTAAAACCATCTCTCTTTCTCTAAAACAGTATAAAAATACTGTCATAGCACCTATATCTAACGCGTGTGTACCAAGCCATACTAAGTGACTAGCTATCCTTGCAAGCTCTGCAAATATAACTCTAAGATAATCAGCCCTCTCAGGGATCTTCAAATCAAAAAATTTCTCAACAGCTAAACAATAGGCCAAATTACTTGAAAGAGAAGCTACATAATCCATCCTATCAGTTAGGGGTATAAACTGATGGTACATCCTATTTTCAGCGAGCTTCTCCACACCCCTGTGAAGATAGCCTATATCAGGTTTAGCATCAATTATAACCTCACCGTCCAAATCTAATATAAGCCTAAGCACACCATGAGTACTTGGATGCTGTGGACCCATATTAATTGTTATTGTTTCGCCAAACTTACCTTCTTTT
The genomic region above belongs to Deferribacterota bacterium and contains:
- the nuoK gene encoding NADH-quinone oxidoreductase subunit NuoK, yielding MTLEHYLVLSAVIFGIGMAGVLLRRNLIIIFISLELMLNAVNINLAAFSKYLNLISGEVFIIFIMAVAAAEAAVGLALIVSLYRNKQTIDSEAFKILKW
- the nuoD gene encoding NADH dehydrogenase (quinone) subunit D — encoded protein: MRETLTENRKEGKFGETITINMGPQHPSTHGVLRLILDLDGEVIIDAKPDIGYLHRGVEKLAENRMYHQFIPLTDRMDYVASLSSNLAYCLAVEKFFDLKIPERADYLRVIFAELARIASHLVWLGTHALDIGAMTVFLYCFREREMVLDLFEIATGQRMTSSWVRVGGIREDVPQEFIDKAYEFVNIFEDRINDYKTLLLKNRIWLKRTKGIGVLSKEDALSYGTSGPIMRGSGIKYDVRKFEPYCAYDKMDFEIPCYEDGDVYARYLVRLEEMRQSRRIVKQALDNLPDGPIMTDDPRVGIPSHEEVYTRMEALIRRFYLMSKGFTPPKGEVYASIESTKGELGFYIVSDGSEKPYRLKVRAPSFVNLGAVPAMSKGYMVADMVAVIGSIDIVLGEVDR
- the nuoF gene encoding NADH-quinone oxidoreductase subunit NuoF codes for the protein MTTNSVELTNSIELTEVHVCVGTAGVASGGFEVLDAFAKEFEKRGLDKATVKERNCKAKRTGCRGLCARDVLVDVLIPGEEPVTYEHVTPDIVPDIVEKHILGGEIVKKYAAKKDYYEFLTSQNKNVLQICGKVDPEDIDDYIGFGGYTAIKKVLDTMKPDEVIEEVKQSGLRGRGGAGFPTGVKWGFCRKSPGDLKYLVCNSDEGDPGAFMDRSIIEGNPHCVIEGMLIAAYAIGCSEGYIYCRAEYPLAIKRVKIALKIAEERGYLGENILGSNFSFKIHLKEGAGAFVCGEETALLASIEGQRGMPRPRPPFPAVKGLWGKPTNVNNVETLANLPLVINRGAKWFNSIGTERSKGTKIFALAGKVKNTGLVEVPMGITLKDLIYKVGGGIPKRRKFKAVQLGGPSGGCLPEALLDTPVDFDSLVASGAMMGSGGAVVMDDTNCMVNTAKFFLTFTQRESCGKCVPCRIGTKVMLDILDRITKGEGRDGDIELLLDLAQDIKTSSLCGLGQTAPNPVLTTIRYFREEYEEHIYKKNCPAKECSDLIDFVVSNERCKKCGICFRVCPVNAITWEKGKPAYIDKSKCVKCRECIVNCPFNAID
- the nuoH gene encoding NADH-quinone oxidoreductase subunit NuoH — protein: MIVTTIILLVKILVIVTIVLLAVAYLTYAERKVVGHMQARLGPTHVGWKGLLQPIADAVKLIAKEDIVPSMVDRPVYIIAPIISMTCVLAAFAVIPFSDTITVLGYTIHPYIADLNIGILYILALSSVGTYGIIMAGWASNSKYALLASLRTSAQMISYETALGLSLIGPLLLAGSLNMKEIVLAQEHLWFIVPQILAFVIFLLAALAETNRIPFDLLEAEQELVAGFVIEYASMKFALFFLAEYAHMILAACIATVLFLGGWYGPFLPGILWFFIKVLFIIFIYLWLESTLPRLRFDQLMVFGWKVLIPLALVNIVITSIVMYII
- a CDS encoding molybdopterin-dependent oxidoreductase encodes the protein MIELKIEGKIVKVEEDCTILEAASKAGIYIPTFCHHKMLAPFGACRVCLVEVKGSPKLFTACTTPVSNGMEVIVNSDKLKKIRKLVLELLLVHHPLDCPICDKGGECTLQDLTYEFGVSKVRFDAAPKDTPADHSNPFIERDVDRCVLCGKCVRICDEVVNIQNICFINRGTDTYVGTAFDQPWHCEYCGQCMSVCPVGSLNNKIYLFKNRPWKLKDTYSICGYCSCGCTIVIDHEKDEVFRIKEDVDAGINHGFLCVKGRFGYELINSSLRKENAIIIEGERRKEVSADEAIKNAHNRLDYTVKKYGSDSIAFYISPRLTNEEAFLAQKLARECYKTENVYSSESGNFLPEATLEDVEKSDAIVVFNVDVTESNPILGYAVRRASRAGAFLSVFYPSYTALERVAKEFVIGKPDEIYEKFDKLLLSDKEDASIAKILKGAKQPILIYDPYSPYDPYYVKKLKDKFPLVKLLPAKLKNNSQGIVDMGCINGLGPAYNERKKTKDIVNALKSGEIKALIVFGENLVVNPKFTDFHNLKKTLEFMFVTDPFKSETARLADIYVPVLLYAEKEGSFTNLEGRVQSLKPAVRKDKFSDLDIIIKLFSLAGNSEIGNIKSIGEVRNIIESENILYKNINWNNNLIKYPYSIKGDFKKFDKSFKNTSNFILYPETSRLHSGTFTRWSEDLSKVYGKPILQINPEDCKKLNLNDGDIATIQKGNVSGSFKLSVNKSLTKGLLTLPSNYVETAPFFKEGPYVEVELKKVAMNTVGE
- the nuoI gene encoding NADH-quinone oxidoreductase subunit NuoI translates to MKVKFRRNLFDVLLFTEIFQGLYVTLKHFFSKPVTEMYPYRKPRIYPRFRGIHYMKTNEKGEPKCVGCYLCARICPSECIDIETDAGPKGERMVRKYHIDLSRCIYCGFCEEACPVDAIHMGNKYNTVNTNRDKYIVNMKALVDNYKGDN
- the nuoE gene encoding NADH-quinone oxidoreductase subunit NuoE, translating into MSEVQAKEEKQIDLSEIDRICKEFKDTEGATIPILQRVQDYYGYLSKEMVERIADNLNKSPHQIYGVLTFYSQFYTEPRGKYIIRVCRGTACHVKGSKRISEVASEEFGVKPGETSKDLNFTLEEVSCIGACGMAPVMVVNDKTYGNLTPEKARSIFKDYVKKAKGA
- the nuoL gene encoding NADH-quinone oxidoreductase subunit L; amino-acid sequence: MLELWIILFPVIGIVINGLFGRKFIRKKAHIVSVGAVLLSLLLSLIVFFKVCSGYRADIIYYNWVIAENIVIPFGILIDPLSAIMLIVVTFVGSMIHIYSIGYMAHDEGYHRFFTYFSIFITSMLILVLGNNFFMLFVGWELVGLSSYLLIGFWFERESASFAAKKAFITNRIGDFGFYVGVLLVIFTFKSLTYDNVFNSELILEAKNTIFNIFGFNVNLLELMTLGLFCGAIGKSAQFPLHVWLPDAMEGPTPVSALIHAATMVTAGVYMVARCNPLFSEAVMTSNVIVFVGALTALIGATIGITQFDLKRILAYSTVSQLGYMIMATGTGAYIAGIFHLFTHAFFKALLFLCSGAVMHAMQDNLDIRLMGGLKKKLPITFWTYLIGCLAISGIPPFAGFFSKDEILAQTFASGHIFAWFIGVIVAFMTAFYMFRSFYVVFLGEPRDKHLYDHAHEAPKTMTFALIVLAFMSVIAGGLVGIPLEHGFIHSFLAPVLIPEHLHIPHLVEGVSISLMVISIILALAGLSLATLLYVYRRDLPDKIAKAFRPIYKFVFNKWYFDELYGALIVRPIVYLSEAIWFAFDIHVIDFIVNACGKTAMFFGNIFKYIQTGRIQSYIFTMVFATLLLIILFYAV
- a CDS encoding NADH-quinone oxidoreductase subunit J, which translates into the protein MEKLAFYLLSIIILVSSIFMITRRNLVHSILWMLLTFFCVAGIFIQLNAEFIAAIQVIVYAGAILVLYLFVVMLLNPKATGVVKVHLSSSIIVFVILILVVQIMIAIGSIRYLGEKGQITAEKIAEVGNVKLFGGELFTNYVVPFEIAAVMLLIAMIGAIVIALRK